Proteins encoded together in one Micromonospora kangleipakensis window:
- a CDS encoding integrase core domain-containing protein — translation MDLGDRVAQFRFSIPDHDSKYIAPFDEVFATEGIEILRTPPRAPRTNEYAERWVRTVRRECLDRMLIYNWRHLLATLDESVAHYNEHRPHQARHQQPVGLVNLVRRL, via the coding sequence ATGGACCTCGGCGACAGAGTCGCCCAGTTCAGGTTCTCGATCCCGGATCATGACAGCAAGTACATCGCGCCGTTCGACGAGGTCTTCGCCACCGAGGGCATCGAGATCCTGCGAACCCCGCCGAGGGCGCCGCGGACCAACGAGTACGCGGAGCGGTGGGTCCGCACGGTCCGCCGTGAGTGCCTCGACCGGATGCTGATCTACAACTGGCGGCACCTACTGGCCACCCTCGACGAGTCCGTGGCCCACTACAACGAGCACCGGCCGCACCAAGCCCGGCACCAACAACCTGTGGGTCTCGTAAATCTGGTTCGAAGACTGTGA
- a CDS encoding S1 family peptidase: MDQLVQLRREQVRQCAAASQRFEQYRSARAANLEKQEAGKRLVGTQEQLEARAGRLIRTGEVQVGAMLDAARTELSRPLLLERIIGESKDLQASSFLARGARAAASVARISIRDDGRELPLGTGFLVSPRLLLTNNHVLPDPAVARQVVIEFGAEMSVENLPLVPLRYDLDPDGLFVTDVELDFTLVLVSPGADRQPPGVVFGWNRLVAQLGKILVGEAVNIVGHPMGRKKEIAIRNNRLEVELTKFLHYSTDTEPGNSGSPVFNDQWEVVALHHCGVPRTDDQGRVLRRSGALWSEGDGDDAIDWMANEGARVSVIVKHLASLDPDAQHRTLLAEMGPEAGLGGGPIVVAPAAAVPVCAGPSVDLEAAVVRRGVPARPGALGGNHLLFLHGRGQEGHDPGAMRRSWTAALNHGLTLAGLHTIDPVDVWFPFYGDRFMETVRTTESAFVSIEALSAQPAATLAPAAPSTRILYETLVAEAAACAGMPDVDVLAPEGRFSHLVGLVVSKLQRQLSWVAARSGLDTFVIAQILRDVAAYLDNERVRRAVLDAVRETLPASGRLVIVSHSLGTVVAMDLIHELAPNLDVALLVTAGSPLGIDSVYNRLLLCGPNRPERIARWLNTWCPADAVAIGCPLHDDWRGQLDEIAVDNPKERAHNITDYLTHHPVARAVAEALKLS; the protein is encoded by the coding sequence ATGGACCAGCTCGTTCAGCTACGTCGGGAGCAGGTGCGGCAGTGCGCGGCCGCCTCGCAGCGATTTGAGCAGTACCGCAGCGCCCGCGCGGCCAACCTGGAGAAGCAGGAGGCCGGGAAACGGCTGGTGGGCACGCAGGAGCAGCTCGAGGCCAGGGCCGGTCGACTGATCCGCACCGGTGAGGTGCAGGTCGGGGCGATGCTCGACGCTGCTCGGACGGAGTTGTCGCGACCGTTGCTGCTGGAGCGGATCATCGGCGAGTCGAAGGACCTGCAGGCGTCGAGCTTCCTCGCCCGGGGCGCTCGCGCGGCGGCGAGCGTGGCCCGCATCTCGATCCGGGACGACGGTCGCGAGCTGCCGCTGGGCACCGGGTTCTTGGTGTCGCCACGGCTGCTGCTGACGAACAACCACGTGCTGCCGGACCCGGCGGTCGCACGCCAGGTGGTGATCGAGTTCGGTGCCGAGATGAGCGTGGAGAACCTGCCGCTGGTGCCGCTGCGCTACGACCTCGATCCGGACGGCTTGTTCGTGACCGATGTCGAGTTGGACTTCACCCTCGTGCTGGTGTCGCCCGGGGCTGATCGGCAACCGCCGGGCGTCGTGTTCGGCTGGAACCGCCTGGTCGCCCAACTGGGCAAGATCCTCGTTGGCGAGGCGGTGAACATAGTCGGCCACCCGATGGGCCGGAAGAAGGAGATCGCCATCCGGAACAACCGGCTCGAGGTTGAGCTGACGAAGTTCCTGCACTATTCGACTGACACCGAGCCCGGCAACTCCGGCTCCCCGGTCTTCAATGACCAGTGGGAGGTTGTTGCGCTGCACCACTGCGGCGTTCCGCGCACCGACGACCAGGGTCGAGTGTTGCGCCGTAGCGGGGCCCTGTGGAGCGAGGGTGACGGCGACGACGCGATCGACTGGATGGCCAACGAGGGCGCGCGGGTCAGCGTCATCGTCAAACATCTGGCCTCCCTCGACCCCGACGCACAACACCGTACGTTGCTGGCCGAGATGGGCCCTGAGGCGGGACTCGGGGGCGGCCCGATCGTCGTGGCCCCCGCCGCCGCCGTCCCGGTCTGCGCCGGCCCGTCGGTCGACCTCGAGGCGGCAGTCGTACGCCGCGGCGTACCCGCCCGGCCGGGGGCGCTCGGTGGTAACCATCTGCTGTTCCTGCACGGCCGCGGCCAGGAAGGGCACGACCCGGGCGCGATGCGCCGGTCGTGGACCGCGGCGCTGAACCACGGGTTGACGCTGGCGGGGCTGCACACGATCGACCCCGTCGACGTGTGGTTCCCATTCTACGGCGACCGGTTCATGGAAACGGTGCGCACGACCGAGAGCGCGTTCGTCTCGATCGAGGCGCTGTCGGCGCAGCCGGCGGCGACGCTGGCGCCGGCGGCACCGTCCACCCGCATCCTGTACGAGACGCTCGTCGCCGAGGCGGCCGCGTGCGCGGGAATGCCCGACGTCGACGTGCTCGCGCCCGAGGGGCGGTTCTCCCACCTCGTCGGGCTCGTGGTCTCCAAGCTGCAGCGGCAGCTGAGCTGGGTGGCCGCCCGCAGCGGCCTGGACACGTTCGTCATCGCACAGATCCTTCGAGACGTCGCGGCCTACCTCGACAACGAACGTGTCCGCCGGGCCGTGCTCGACGCCGTCCGCGAGACGCTGCCCGCGTCGGGCCGGCTGGTCATCGTCAGCCACAGCCTCGGCACCGTGGTGGCCATGGACCTGATCCACGAACTGGCGCCCAACCTTGACGTCGCCCTGCTCGTCACGGCCGGCAGCCCACTCGGCATCGACTCGGTATACAACCGCCTGCTCCTATGCGGGCCCAACCGGCCAGAACGCATCGCCCGTTGGCTGAACACCTGGTGCCCGGCCGACGCCGTGGCGATCGGATGCCCGCTGCACGACGACTGGCGAGGCCAGCTCGACGAGATCGCCGTCGACAACCCCAAGGAACGCGCACACAACATCACCGACTACCTCACCCACCACCCGGTAGCCCGGGCCGTGGCCGAAGCACTCAAGCTGTCATGA
- a CDS encoding ArsR/SmtB family transcription factor — MEFRLHLTPTDLGKIRLSPRPSPVVETALSALLLRQATTDPFVRRWRARAANALGPAGAPIMQVMGSGLVQISDLLYRHALTAASYDEAVEAFLATPQPIISRDLTHVIGDRPAAAARDLRDGNRNVMEAVAANLRRYHRAVADPQWINVVRQGHIAFATQRRSFAENGVDWLLRNLYPTVRWDPPVLTLYIPCPTDERFGSCRYHHLHDIHSDVFLQGRGLVLVPSLFVPSFSCWLWCDDYDDRPAILIYPATTDRTALESPDARRPGQLAPLLGSTRAAVMEALGDRPRSTTELARAVKISIASASEHAAVLRNAGLIVSTREGMSVTHSLTANGAALLQDVS, encoded by the coding sequence ATGGAATTTCGTTTGCACCTGACGCCGACCGACCTTGGCAAGATTCGGTTGTCGCCGCGACCCAGTCCGGTCGTCGAGACAGCCCTCAGCGCGCTGCTGCTGCGCCAGGCGACCACCGATCCCTTCGTACGGCGCTGGCGTGCCCGAGCCGCCAACGCACTCGGTCCCGCCGGCGCACCGATCATGCAGGTCATGGGTTCTGGCCTCGTCCAGATCAGCGATCTGCTGTACCGTCACGCGTTGACGGCCGCCAGCTACGACGAGGCAGTCGAGGCGTTCCTGGCCACTCCACAACCAATCATCAGCCGGGACCTGACCCACGTCATTGGCGACCGCCCGGCCGCGGCGGCACGCGACCTGCGCGATGGAAACCGGAACGTGATGGAAGCAGTTGCCGCTAACTTACGGCGGTATCACCGGGCCGTCGCCGACCCACAGTGGATCAACGTCGTGCGCCAAGGCCACATCGCGTTCGCCACGCAGCGGCGCAGCTTCGCTGAGAACGGAGTGGATTGGCTACTTCGAAACCTGTATCCGACGGTGCGGTGGGACCCGCCGGTTCTGACGCTCTACATCCCGTGCCCGACCGACGAGCGCTTCGGATCGTGTCGCTACCATCACCTGCACGACATCCACAGTGACGTGTTTCTCCAAGGCCGAGGTCTCGTCCTCGTCCCGTCCCTCTTCGTCCCCTCCTTCTCCTGCTGGCTTTGGTGTGACGATTACGATGACCGGCCGGCCATCCTCATATATCCGGCGACGACAGACCGGACGGCCCTGGAAAGCCCCGACGCACGACGGCCCGGTCAGCTGGCCCCGCTGCTGGGTTCGACCCGCGCTGCGGTGATGGAAGCGTTAGGCGACCGGCCGCGTTCGACCACCGAATTGGCCAGAGCGGTGAAAATATCGATCGCGTCCGCGAGCGAGCACGCCGCAGTCCTGCGAAACGCGGGTTTGATCGTGAGTACGCGCGAAGGAATGAGCGTTACCCACTCCCTGACCGCCAACGGTGCGGCACTCCTTCAAGACGTCTCCTGA
- a CDS encoding right-handed parallel beta-helix repeat-containing protein, which produces MALLAALAAVLVVPSSAEAAEPASSTLVVDRDGVQCGNAEYISIQAAVDAAQPGDRIKVCPDLYAESVTVDKPLTLFGDPDAVDAVDCFQPTPSQLDDADSARQVIIDPAGGGFTIALALRADDIEVAGIVVQGASVGVDASDRFSGYRIHHNLIRLNSLFGVDFGSAGPRQTRADHSCLRENRYGLVSELDDDSLWASPPVADERSEWNQRDVRNARVDHNLTFRNVTGIDLAGPGHHDQLTIDHNVSREDGAGIALQNSNGSAILENDVARASSSSIQIGGATSDLTIDSNIVVNGRIGIIFTANGFNDRFRQTSHRVQVTRNTVRGMTFSGINANPGTAQEPGDLHDSTVADNISTDNGRDGIVLFAGNSGNEVRGNVSERNGRNGIYAAGARDNTFIGNTALLNVAVDARDDNRPVNTWTGNQCVTDSPAGTICGAG; this is translated from the coding sequence ATGGCCCTACTCGCGGCGTTGGCCGCGGTTCTTGTCGTTCCATCTTCGGCCGAGGCGGCCGAGCCGGCGTCGTCGACGTTGGTGGTCGACCGGGATGGCGTGCAGTGCGGCAACGCCGAGTACATATCGATCCAGGCGGCGGTCGACGCGGCGCAACCGGGGGATCGAATCAAGGTTTGTCCCGACCTGTATGCCGAGAGCGTGACCGTGGACAAGCCGCTCACGCTGTTCGGTGATCCGGACGCGGTCGACGCAGTGGACTGCTTCCAACCCACGCCGTCGCAGCTGGACGACGCCGACTCCGCTCGGCAGGTGATCATCGACCCGGCGGGCGGCGGGTTCACCATCGCCCTGGCGCTTCGGGCAGATGACATCGAGGTGGCGGGAATCGTCGTACAAGGGGCGTCGGTCGGCGTCGACGCCAGCGACCGGTTCTCCGGCTACCGGATCCACCACAACCTGATCCGGCTGAACTCGCTGTTCGGGGTGGACTTCGGCAGCGCAGGCCCCCGACAGACGCGTGCCGACCACAGCTGCCTGCGGGAGAACCGGTATGGACTTGTGTCCGAGCTCGACGACGACAGCCTTTGGGCTTCGCCGCCGGTGGCCGACGAGCGTTCGGAGTGGAACCAACGCGACGTACGCAACGCTCGTGTCGACCACAACCTTACGTTCCGCAACGTGACGGGCATAGACCTTGCTGGTCCCGGCCACCACGACCAGCTGACGATCGACCACAACGTCTCCCGGGAGGACGGCGCCGGCATCGCGCTACAGAACTCGAACGGCAGCGCGATCCTCGAGAACGACGTGGCCCGGGCGTCGAGCTCGTCGATCCAGATCGGCGGCGCAACATCCGACCTGACCATCGACTCGAACATCGTCGTCAACGGCCGGATCGGGATTATCTTCACCGCCAACGGCTTCAATGACCGGTTCCGCCAGACGAGCCACCGGGTCCAGGTCACCCGCAACACGGTGCGCGGCATGACGTTCAGCGGCATCAACGCCAACCCCGGCACGGCGCAGGAGCCGGGCGACCTGCACGACTCAACCGTGGCCGACAACATCAGCACTGACAACGGCCGTGACGGCATCGTGCTGTTCGCCGGGAACAGCGGGAACGAGGTCCGCGGCAACGTGTCTGAACGCAACGGGCGCAACGGCATCTACGCGGCCGGTGCGCGGGACAACACGTTCATCGGCAACACCGCGCTTCTCAACGTCGCCGTCGACGCCCGCGACGACAACCGACCGGTCAACACGTGGACCGGCAATCAGTGCGTCACTGACTCACCCGCTGGAACCATCTGCGGGGCCGGCTAG
- a CDS encoding gamma-glutamyl-gamma-aminobutyrate hydrolase family protein, translated as MDAEQSSDWLRQFLHTLAKNAAAAAEAAGAEVLLVDAARPVDDPAELVGDADGVLILGGADLDPATYGRQCQVKNLYGIDATADAFELGLARAALDARLPLLGICRGMQALNVAAGGSLIQDLGPGTIHNIESDNSTMTTHAIEIIPGTLLAGIYGRAQLDIRSGHHQAVDAVGAGLRASAAASDGVIEAIEGTEGWVLGVQWHPEDPDADPEQLATLMTAFTTAVASTAQTKQGQP; from the coding sequence ATGGATGCGGAGCAGAGCTCCGACTGGCTCCGGCAGTTCCTCCACACCCTGGCGAAGAATGCGGCAGCCGCGGCAGAAGCGGCCGGGGCAGAGGTCCTGCTGGTCGACGCCGCCCGCCCCGTCGACGATCCGGCGGAGCTGGTGGGCGACGCAGACGGCGTGCTCATCCTCGGTGGCGCTGACCTGGATCCCGCCACCTATGGGCGACAGTGCCAGGTGAAGAACCTGTATGGCATCGACGCCACCGCCGACGCTTTCGAACTCGGGTTGGCCCGCGCCGCGCTCGACGCCCGTCTACCGCTCCTCGGCATCTGCCGCGGCATGCAAGCACTCAACGTCGCCGCCGGCGGGTCACTGATACAGGATCTAGGCCCCGGAACGATACACAACATCGAATCCGATAACTCAACGATGACCACCCACGCCATCGAGATCATCCCCGGCACGCTGCTGGCCGGCATCTACGGACGCGCGCAGCTTGACATCCGCTCCGGCCACCACCAGGCCGTCGATGCCGTCGGCGCCGGCCTTCGGGCCTCCGCGGCCGCGTCCGACGGGGTCATCGAGGCCATCGAGGGCACTGAAGGCTGGGTGCTCGGCGTCCAGTGGCACCCCGAAGACCCCGACGCCGACCCTGAACAACTCGCCACGCTGATGACGGCCTTCACCACGGCAGTCGCCTCCACCGCACAAACCAAGCAGGGACAACCATGA
- a CDS encoding integrase core domain-containing protein has translation MSVGKIAESWTGEAVEPVGLETTQQAQQPCPCRKRHPPWWDPGYRLVGAGYRCWRCAQPGDRCGMMGSRAAPTGYLSVTNAFVMLRLLPMSNRDKDVEILALRHQITLLQRQLGKEKVRFDATDRTFLAGLLHRLPRDVLRRVRLLVRPETVLRWHRDLVARCHADVSRPKRPGRPRTVRSVRTLVLRLAGENPSWGYRRLHGELLVLGVRVAASTVWEILKEAGIDPAPERACSTWADFLRSQADALLACDFLETVTLSGARMYVFAVFEHASRRIRILGATPHPTTAWVVQAARNLVMDLEDTGCRARFMIRDRDGKFPHLFDAILADAGIDIVLSGIQMPRMNSIMERWVQTCRRELLDRTLIWNQRHLLHALREFEQFYNGHRPHQGIANAGPLRPLPTQTIGVAGRRCLVRADRARLHIRQLEDRPRMPRWGILATRFRTGTA, from the coding sequence ATGAGCGTTGGCAAGATCGCGGAATCCTGGACGGGTGAAGCTGTCGAGCCTGTCGGGCTCGAGACCACCCAGCAGGCCCAGCAACCTTGCCCTTGCCGAAAACGTCATCCGCCCTGGTGGGATCCGGGGTACCGGTTGGTCGGCGCCGGTTACCGGTGCTGGCGCTGCGCGCAGCCGGGTGATCGCTGCGGCATGATGGGCAGCCGTGCTGCTCCGACTGGCTACTTGAGCGTGACGAACGCGTTCGTGATGCTGCGCCTGCTGCCGATGAGCAATCGGGACAAGGATGTGGAGATCCTTGCCCTGCGCCATCAGATCACGCTGCTGCAGCGCCAGCTGGGCAAGGAGAAGGTGCGGTTCGACGCGACTGATCGGACGTTCCTGGCGGGACTGCTGCACCGGCTGCCGCGCGACGTGCTGCGCCGAGTGCGGCTGCTGGTGCGCCCCGAGACGGTGCTGCGCTGGCATCGCGACCTGGTCGCCCGCTGTCACGCGGACGTCTCCCGGCCGAAGCGTCCGGGCCGGCCACGAACCGTGCGTTCCGTCCGCACCCTGGTATTGCGTCTGGCCGGGGAAAATCCCAGCTGGGGCTACCGACGCCTGCACGGCGAACTGCTGGTGCTGGGCGTACGAGTGGCCGCGTCCACGGTGTGGGAGATCTTGAAGGAGGCCGGCATCGACCCGGCACCCGAACGAGCCTGCAGCACCTGGGCCGACTTCCTGCGCTCCCAAGCCGACGCCCTGCTGGCCTGTGACTTCCTGGAAACGGTCACCCTATCCGGGGCGCGAATGTACGTGTTCGCGGTGTTCGAGCACGCCAGCCGCCGAATCCGGATCCTCGGCGCCACCCCGCACCCGACCACCGCATGGGTAGTACAGGCCGCGAGGAACCTTGTCATGGACCTCGAAGACACCGGCTGCCGAGCCCGATTCATGATCCGCGACCGGGACGGCAAATTCCCCCACTTGTTCGACGCCATCCTCGCCGACGCGGGCATCGACATCGTGCTCAGCGGCATCCAGATGCCAAGAATGAACTCAATCATGGAACGCTGGGTACAGACCTGCCGCCGCGAACTACTGGACCGGACGTTGATCTGGAACCAGCGGCACCTGCTCCACGCCCTACGCGAGTTCGAACAGTTCTACAACGGACACCGCCCACACCAGGGCATCGCGAACGCAGGCCCGCTACGCCCGTTGCCCACACAGACAATAGGGGTGGCCGGGCGCCGCTGTCTCGTGCGAGCCGACCGCGCTCGGCTCCATATCCGTCAGCTGGAGGACCGTCCGAGGATGCCCCGATGGGGCATCCTCGCAACCCGGTTCAGGACAGGCACTGCGTGA
- a CDS encoding integrase core domain-containing protein, with protein MLLRLAYLGVTNALAPLRLLPMSDRDKDAEILALRHQITVLERQLHGEKVRFTRTERAWLAALLHQLPRDVLRDIRLLVRPETVLRWHRDLIARRHARISRPARVGRPRTIRSTRRLVLRLARENSTWGTAASTANSSSWGVKVAASTVWEILQQAGIDPAPQRTSTTWATFLRSQAQAIIAADFFETTTLTGARLYILAVIEHATRRVRILGATAHPTTAWVTQAARNLVMDLEDARCQVKYLIRDRDGKYPAMFDAVLADAGITVVLSGVRTPRMNSITERWIQAGRHELLDRTLIWNPAHLLHALREYERHHNRHRPHRGIANARPLHPLPELITDPATLTRLHVHRHDRLGGLLYEYQNAA; from the coding sequence GTGCTGTTGCGACTGGCCTACCTCGGTGTGACCAACGCTCTCGCGCCACTGCGGCTGCTGCCGATGAGCGACCGGGACAAGGACGCCGAGATCCTCGCGCTACGCCACCAGATCACCGTCCTCGAGCGGCAACTGCACGGCGAGAAGGTCCGGTTCACGCGGACTGAACGGGCATGGCTCGCCGCCCTGCTACACCAGCTGCCCCGCGACGTGCTGCGTGATATCCGGCTGCTGGTGCGCCCGGAGACTGTGCTGCGCTGGCACCGGGACCTGATCGCCCGCCGGCACGCCAGAATCTCCCGGCCCGCACGGGTCGGCCGGCCACGAACCATCCGGTCGACCCGCCGGCTGGTGCTGCGCCTAGCCCGCGAGAACAGCACCTGGGGTACCGCCGCATCCACGGCGAACTCCTCGTCCTGGGGCGTGAAGGTCGCGGCCTCCACCGTCTGGGAGATCCTCCAGCAGGCTGGTATCGACCCGGCGCCCCAGCGGACCAGCACCACCTGGGCGACATTCTTGCGTTCACAGGCGCAGGCCATCATCGCCGCCGACTTCTTCGAGACGACAACGTTGACCGGTGCCAGGCTGTACATCCTGGCGGTCATCGAACACGCCACCCGCCGGGTCCGGATCCTGGGCGCCACCGCCCACCCGACCACCGCCTGGGTGACCCAGGCCGCCCGGAACCTAGTGATGGACCTCGAAGACGCCAGATGCCAGGTGAAGTACTTGATCCGAGATCGAGACGGTAAGTACCCGGCCATGTTCGACGCGGTCCTCGCCGACGCCGGGATCACGGTCGTCCTCAGCGGTGTCCGGACGCCACGCATGAACTCGATCACGGAACGATGGATCCAAGCCGGCCGGCATGAACTGCTCGACCGGACACTGATCTGGAACCCAGCCCACCTGCTGCACGCCCTGCGCGAGTACGAACGCCACCACAACCGGCACCGCCCGCATCGCGGCATCGCCAACGCCCGCCCCCTGCATCCGCTGCCCGAACTGATCACCGACCCCGCGACGCTGACACGCCTACACGTCCACCGACACGATCGACTCGGCGGACTCCTCTACGAGTACCAGAATGCCGCTTGA
- a CDS encoding helix-turn-helix domain-containing protein — protein MLLHFGYLILCQILRLVAQGMRGERSKDVEISVLRHQVAVLRRQVARLDLEPVDRAVLPALSQLLPRSRWSTFVVTPATLLRWHRELVARKWTYPKRRPGRPPIGAEIRALVLRLARENPTWGHRRVQGELFRLGYRVAPSTVWTILTDAGVDPAPRRGGPTWTQFLTAQANGVLACDFLHVDTIGLTRIYALFLMEVSTRRVHILGATEHPTGSGSLSRPGTC, from the coding sequence ATGCTCCTGCACTTCGGATATCTGATCTTGTGTCAGATCCTGCGGCTGGTGGCACAGGGAATGCGCGGCGAGCGATCGAAAGATGTCGAGATTTCTGTGTTACGTCATCAGGTCGCGGTTCTGCGCCGCCAGGTCGCACGCCTGGACCTGGAGCCCGTCGACCGAGCCGTCCTGCCAGCCCTGTCTCAGCTGCTGCCTCGTTCCCGCTGGTCGACGTTCGTCGTCACCCCCGCCACCCTTCTGCGGTGGCACCGTGAGCTGGTCGCCAGGAAGTGGACCTACCCGAAACGACGACCCGGGCGCCCTCCGATAGGGGCGGAGATCCGCGCCCTGGTGCTGCGCCTGGCCCGCGAGAACCCGACCTGGGGCCACCGCCGGGTACAGGGAGAACTATTCAGATTGGGTTATCGGGTGGCACCGAGCACGGTGTGGACGATCCTGACCGATGCCGGTGTCGACCCGGCTCCGCGGCGCGGCGGGCCGACCTGGACCCAGTTCCTGACCGCCCAGGCCAACGGCGTCCTGGCCTGCGATTTCCTGCACGTGGACACGATCGGGCTGACCCGCATCTACGCACTGTTCCTGATGGAGGTCAGCACCCGGCGGGTGCACATTCTCGGCGCCACCGAGCATCCGACGGGGAGTGGGTCACTCAGCAGGCCCGGAACCTGTTGA
- a CDS encoding tyrosine-type recombinase/integrase: MRDEDTGKLLDACKGKGFANLRDEALIRLYCNTGARLSEVGNLLVADVDLNTESVHFHGKGAKDRRVRFGPKTARALSRYLRARDKHKGACTARKPGSGL; this comes from the coding sequence ATGCGCGACGAGGACACCGGCAAGCTCCTCGACGCGTGTAAGGGCAAGGGCTTCGCGAACCTGCGCGACGAGGCGCTGATTCGGCTGTACTGCAACACCGGCGCCCGGCTGTCGGAGGTGGGCAACCTTCTGGTTGCCGACGTGGACCTCAACACGGAGTCGGTGCACTTCCACGGCAAGGGCGCCAAGGACCGGCGGGTACGGTTCGGGCCCAAGACCGCTCGGGCGCTGAGCCGGTATCTGCGGGCCCGGGACAAGCACAAGGGCGCCTGTACCGCTCGGAAACCCGGCTCTGGCCTCTGA
- a CDS encoding class I SAM-dependent methyltransferase produces MSADGQAHGSGNGLLEQVQAAYAGTAELIAIHAGYRYHWYACLAEHGPMTAEELSTRTATGPRFTEEWTRQQTAVGILAADLSTRPPTFRLPSEAAAVLLGEDGTDKPTLARALAEACAMFVGRADRLVSAWQHDRSGYIDADEPDRAWLQAMFTGLSAGDLPGQLAAVAEVAAVLGRRPLRVADLGCGAGLHIDAMAAAWPDAHLAGYDLSQAALDLAAQRPRRPGVTFRPADAVSVVDCGPFDLILVIDALHDMPDPAAVLTAARRELSPGGVIVVAETPYPPEFAGTCDPAERLGYMTSLFNCLHMQIGHSGRAAVGAVVRESQLIQWGRQAALALRATHDTGADLRMSVFGPRSASLTAG; encoded by the coding sequence ATGAGCGCTGACGGCCAAGCGCACGGGTCCGGGAACGGGCTCCTCGAGCAGGTACAGGCGGCCTACGCCGGTACGGCCGAGCTGATCGCCATCCACGCCGGCTACCGGTACCACTGGTACGCCTGCCTGGCCGAACATGGCCCGATGACCGCCGAGGAGCTCAGCACCCGTACCGCCACCGGCCCTCGATTCACCGAAGAGTGGACTCGCCAGCAGACCGCCGTCGGAATTCTCGCCGCAGACCTGTCCACCCGCCCGCCGACGTTCCGCCTTCCGAGCGAGGCCGCCGCCGTGCTCCTCGGCGAAGACGGTACGGACAAACCCACGCTTGCTCGAGCCCTGGCCGAGGCGTGCGCCATGTTCGTCGGCCGGGCGGACCGGCTGGTGTCCGCCTGGCAGCACGACCGCAGCGGCTACATCGACGCCGACGAACCCGACCGCGCCTGGTTGCAAGCCATGTTCACCGGCCTGTCCGCCGGTGATCTGCCCGGGCAGCTCGCCGCAGTGGCTGAGGTGGCCGCGGTCCTCGGCCGCCGGCCGCTGCGGGTGGCCGACCTCGGCTGCGGCGCCGGACTGCACATCGACGCGATGGCCGCCGCCTGGCCGGACGCGCACCTCGCCGGGTACGACCTCAGCCAGGCCGCGCTCGACCTGGCGGCGCAGCGGCCTCGGCGTCCCGGCGTGACCTTCCGGCCGGCCGACGCAGTGTCGGTCGTCGACTGTGGTCCCTTCGACCTGATCCTTGTCATCGACGCCCTGCACGACATGCCCGACCCAGCAGCGGTCCTCACCGCCGCCCGTCGGGAGTTGTCACCCGGGGGTGTCATCGTCGTCGCCGAGACGCCCTACCCACCCGAGTTCGCCGGAACCTGCGACCCGGCGGAACGGCTCGGCTACATGACCTCTCTATTCAACTGCTTACATATGCAGATCGGGCACAGCGGCCGCGCCGCCGTCGGCGCCGTGGTCCGGGAGTCTCAGCTGATCCAGTGGGGGAGGCAGGCCGCCCTCGCTCTACGCGCAACACACGACACCGGTGCCGACCTGCGGATGTCCGTGTTTGGCCCAAGGTCAGCGAGCCTGACGGCCGGATGA